In Mesorhizobium sp. M9A.F.Ca.ET.002.03.1.2, the DNA window TGAACAAGCCATCGGAGCTATACGCTTCGACAGGCTCGCCCTCGACAATGAAGCGCTGCCCTTTTCTAAAAAGGGGGCCGGCTTGCCAGCCGAGGTAAATGTCATCTTCGGCCTGCATCGTGGCGACGAGATCAATATCCCCGTCCGCGTTCTTTTCATCACGAATGAGGAAGACGTGCCCGCCGTTGCCCAAGCAAGGGAACATGTGTTCGGGAATGACGAAAGCAACGACCCATGTTGCGCCTGAATTTCCCCTGACGTAGTCGCCCGTTCGCATTGTCGTCCTCACATCGGAATGGCTTTGGTTGCGGTCTTCGTCTGACGCCGAGCACGTGCGATGATCGCCAGGCACCCAGCGACAGCGTTCGCCACGTCGTCATGCCCGTTTGGGTTATGATCGATTACCTCGCGTCCCCCGCTGGTGACACGCCGCTGCATGCCAACGAGCTGACTGACCATTTTCGCATGGTCCAAAAGCTGGACCGAACGGGAGTTGAGCATCGGCAGGAAATTCAGAAATAGCTCGCTCTTGTTGAGCGGCGACTTCCAATATCTGACGCCGTATCGGTCGAAGGCGTCCACGACCCAACCCGCCGCGTAGTTGTCGCCCCAGACTTCGTTCAATCCGTATGATTTCAGCGTCTCGCAAAACTGCGCCACGATTAGCTCGGGCTTAAACGGCGGTTTCACTTCGACCACCTTGTCCAGAACAATCAGATCCTTGCCAAGCTGCGCGTCGTCCAACCCGTCATGGCCAATTGCCAATGTCATCGAGTCGGTACCGCTGCCGCCTGCCGGGTCACAGAAGGCTCTGTAGGGGCGACGCAGCGCGTTTGGCAGCACAGCGGCGAGGCCCGCAGCTACGCACGCTTGCACGACCGACAGGTCCACAAAGGCCGCCAAGTCCTCGCGGAACTCGCCCAGAAACTCAGCCCGAGCAGCGGCTGCGTCGCGTTCCAGCGCGCGCGTCACGACACGCTCAGACAGGCTCGGATTGAATGTCCGGCTCGCCCCGCGGGCCACCAGAATAAGGGGGTCGCCGTTCGGCCCGAAGTCACGTTCAACGGCTTGGTATACTTCACCCATCTTGGCGAACGGCGAACTGATCGCGATCAACGGCCCAGAGGTGGTGGCGAGCGAGGGGCGGACGGCATTCAAGATTTCCTTGTCGGTATTGGCGGAATGTTCCTCGGACTGAAAGAACGCCAGTTCATCGAAAATTGCGCCAATGCTGGTGACGCCGCGAAGACCCCGCCATGTCGCGGCGCGCACTTCCAGTTCAATGCCGGTCTTCAGTTCGATGACGTCGGCGCTGATGCTTTCGACACGCTGCGCGAACAGGGGCAACTCGGTGAAGATCGACTTGGCGTATTCGAACGCGATGTTTGCCTGCCGCTGATTGTAGCCCATGTACTGGAGCTTCCCGATTTCACCGGGCACCAACACGTCGCTCCAGTCGATGAGGGCGGCGAGGTAGGCGGAGAGCACGCTCATGGCGCGGGTCTTCCCGCCGCGGCGTCCGACGATGCCCCAAAACTCCTCGACTGGTTCCAGAGGTTCATGGTCGCGCATCGTCAGTTGCTTGAAGCTGATGCGCTCGTCATCCGTCAGCGGCTCGCCCATGAGGGCGATGAGCAGGACGCGCCACGGCAACCAACTGTCGCCGGGAAGGATGGTCCCGAACAGTTCCGGGTCATCAAGGGCTTCGCGCATCGAGATCAAGGGCTTCATGCGTTCGCTCGCCTCCGCTTAGCGGCGAGATGTCCCTCGATCGTCCTGGGAGCTTTCTCCTTGCGCTTCAGCCCTAGGCGCTCAAGGATGCGCCCTAGATTGCCGGCTGTCCGGTTGTAGAGGTCTAGCGTTCGCTCTCCGACCGTCTCATCCTCCGCGAAGCGCGTCTCAAGCTTCTCCAGTTCGATGGTCATGACGGCAACGCGCCGGATCAAGGACTTCTCAGCGGCTGACATTGCGTCCAGCCCGCCTCGATCCTCCACATGTTCGGCAATCACTTCCTTCATGCGGCGCACGTAGACGGAGCGCTCGTCCCTCGCGCCTAGCAGGGTGGCGGTGCCATTTGCCATCTTGGAGCGTTGTGCGGACCGCTCAGGGGCTGCCGGGGACTGATTGGGTGGGCAGTCCATGGGCGAGTTTCCGGGGGTAATCGCCGGGCGAAAGCGGCAGATGCAATTGCTAAAAGCCTTGTTAGACTTGGGTTTGTGCGCACGTTACACATTGAAAGCGCTGCGAAACAAGGATTTTATTAATGCTTCTTCATCGAAGACTGAATAACTAACACTTATTCTGTCTGCGATATTGCGAGGGGGCGCAGGAAAACACTCGATTTTTCGGGTTTCTTCATCACCGAAATATAGCCGCCTACAGTGGCGTCTCGCTGTTTCCAGTACACTACTCGGGCGCGGGGCTGTTCCACGCTGTAGCGCCCGCCTAGCCGGCCCACCCGTATGCAGACAACCCGGTCCACTTTGCGGCCCGCAGGGGTCGGGGGAAATTTCTTCCTTCCCCGCTGGGGGCAACGCCACGATATTGGCAGGTGTTGCAGCACTAGTAGGGGCACCCCCCTTTAGGGGGGCCCCAGACTGCTGCACTCCTGCACGTGGCTCTGGCAGCGGTGCCGCAGTACTTAAAAAACACGACTCCTGCACTCCTGCCGCCACCGTCAAAACGGCACCTCTTCGAGCTTGGTCAGTATCCATGTCGGCACAGGCTCCCGGTTCTTGTTCTTGCGCGTGTCCTCTATGATCAGTCCCCGCTCTCTCAACTCGTTGATTACCTCCTGAGCCCTCTTCCTCGCACCCTTGTGCCGAGCAAGTACTTCCTTGGCCCCAAGACCGCGTCCCATGTCATAATCGAGCAGTTCCCCGACGGCGTAACCCGCCCAATCCTTTGCCCTGATATCCGCGCGTTGGTCTTCGTTCTCGAACAGCTTCAGCAGCTCGGGCAACTGATGATCTTCAAACAGCGATTCCCCTTTGGGCGGCGTCCACGGCGTCGGAACACCCACCCAATCGCTTGGCTCAAGATCCTGCTCCTTGCCAGCATTGCCGACCGCGACGCTTTCGAGGAAATACCAACATCGCTTGTCCGCTGGAGCAGCTAGGTTCTGTTTGGCTGGTCGCTCATAGATGTAACGCCGGTAACTCGGCTTTTCCCTGCCGTGCTCATCGAAGCCAATCAGCCCGAAGTTGTCCGCTTCGGTCTCGTTCATTGTGTCAACGACGCGCGCCATCCGCACGGCATCGGTGAATGCGCGAGCGCCGCGAATTGTCTCCACCGACTGCCCCTCGCCATTGGTCTTGCGCGAATGGTGGATCACTTCGACCGCGCACTTGGCCTTGCTCGCTAACCGGCCCAGCTCCTTCACCACGGCATCGATCTGGCCGTTATCGTTCTCGTTGACGTTGTGGAGGCTCACGAAGGGGTCGAAAATGATCACGTCGATCTTGTTCGCCAACACGAACTGGATCAGTTCATCAACGAGCTCGGTCCAGACGCGGACATCGTGCTTCTTGAGCTCGGCGATCTTAATCGGGTAATCCTGTCCCGAGTGAACGAACAGCTTCCCCTCAAGCTCTTTCGGGTCGAAATTGTAGTGGCTGACCGTCGCCAGAAAGTGCCGCCAAATCTGGTGCAGATCGTCTTCGAGATTGATGTGGAGGACGTTCAAGGGTCGGTGGTATATCCGCTGGTCCTGAATCATGCCTCTGTTGGCGAGCATCATCACCACTTCGGCTTGGCTAAGCGAGCTTTTGCCAATGCCGCCCGGTCCCGCTGTCGCTGAAACGAAGCCGCGCACATAGTGATGCCCGTACAGGCGATCCAAGCGTGGAATGCTGCTGGCTGCGGGCCATACGGCAGGCGTAAGCGCCGGAAGCTTTGGGATGTTCTCTTTCGGCCGGTCCTTCAATTGCAGCGGGTTCTTTTTGCCATCATCAAGCGCGCGGTTTAGCGTGTTGATCGTCTTCCGATGCTCGTCGCCCGCCGCTAGTCCGCAGATTTCACAGGCGGCATCGAGCGCCTGCCTTACGTCATCCTCGGAAAGCTGCTTCGCACCGATGACGCCGCCAAGCGTATAGGCGATCTTGTTCAGGAGGCTGTTACGGCCAGGTTTTCGACTCTCGGCCAGCTTGGCGCATTCCGATTCCAGAAAGCGCTTCGCGTCCTCGCTTGAGGTGATGTTCGGGTTCTCGTCAGCTTCCGCGTTGGCGGTTTTGGGCGGGACATAGAAATTCCGGCCATGGTAGCTAGGCCTTTCCTCATCGGCGTGCGTCATATGCACGTATTGCGGGGCGTTCCTGTTCTTCATGTGCAGGAAACCCGGCAGGCGCATAACGCGGGGAAGGTCGCAGACAGCGGGATCGGTGCCGAATGTCTCGATCAGTCTTTTCTGCGAACTGCGGAAGTCAGCTAGGTCAAGCGTGTCAGGCTCGATGCGAAAGTACGCATGGCCCTTGTGACCCGATGTCTTCACGACGATGTGAGGCGGGTATGGGTGGTTCAACACGTCATCGATAGGGCCGTTGTCTTTATCGACGTAAAGCGCTCGGATGCCGATTATGTTTTCGGTTTTCCGCTTGCCCGATCCGTCCGTCTTGTTGACCGTGAAGAAGATGCCAGCGCCGGCCGCGTTGAGGCGTCTTAGCGCGTCTCCGTGTTGCGCAAGTGTGCCGTGCAGGGTCTTCGCGAGCCTTTTATCCTGACGCTTTTCATCATCGTCAAAGGTCTGGAAAGTGAATTCTGGATCGGAGTCGAGGAGCGCCAGAAAGCGCTCAGCTTCATCCAGATTGATAGCAATTTCTGGTTGGTCCATAGCCCGCCAAGTCCTTGTTTTGTCAAGTTTTTGCGGGTATGTTGGGAGTTGGTCCAAGCGAATTTTCGCACCACTTGGCTCCAATGCTGATGCTGTTCTCCAGAACGCCGATCCTGCTTCCACAGGGTCGGCGTTTTCATGCTACCTCACTCGTATGCTGCCGCAGATGCTGCGCGGCCCAAGCGTCGATGTCAGAGCGGCGATATTTCACAGCTTGGGGGAACTTGAGAAAGGGCGGGCCGTAGCCCTTGTGGCGTCCGATCTCAAGGAATTGGGTGGAGAACCCTAGATACTCGGCAGCCTGCTTGGTGTTCATGTATTCGCGATTGGTGTCGCTCATGGGAATCTCACTCATTGAGACGACCGTGCCTGCCTACGGTCCTTGAGTGAGCCCGGCTCCCCATCCCGTTGGGGCGTCATGAGCAGCTTTGGGCGATGGTCCCAAGTGCCAAGCGAAGTTGGGCTGTTCCTTGCGAGGGGAACTATCTGCCGGTGGTATTTTCGCTTTGCCCCGACAGACAATTTACAGCGCAAGCATACCGTTTTTTAGACGTTCGCATAGCGCTTTTTTACAGCGGTAGTTGCGGATAGGAGAACTTCCAGATTGCCGCCTTCAGCGCGTTGGTCACCATCTGCTGGCTGCGCTTCAAATCGTCAAAGTCGGGATGGTTGTAGCCCGCATGAGCATCGCCTGACTTTGGCAAAGCATGGTTGACGAGCAATCGGCCATGTGTCGCTGGAATGGCGACCTTGTTCTCCGCAATTGACACAAACGTATGGCGCAGCGTGTGAGGGGTCCAATCACAGGGAAATAGCGCGACCTCCTTCTCGTTTAGCTTCGGCTCAGCTACATGGCCGATTTTGCCAGCCCTAGTCCAAGCCGGGAATACGAATTCGCAGTCGGCCCCAAACTGCGCCAGCGTACTTTCACACGCTTTGCGAGCGCGCAGAAGCGCAAGCAAAAAGTCAGACAGCGGCAGAGTGAATGGCTCGGTCTTGGTGCGGGGGAAGTGCACCAGTCCAGCTTCAAGATCGACCTGGTTCCAGCGAAGCGATGCCGACTCCTCGCGCCGTGTTCCAGTGAACAGGAACCATATATACAGATCGCGGCGAATTGGATTCTGGATTTGATGAACGCCGGTCCACCATTCGGGGAGTTGCGCATAGGGGATGACTGCCGTCCGGGCATGCTCAGGGTAGAAGTCAACATTCACTGTCGGCGGCACGTCCAGAGCAGGATATTCCTTGCCCATTCGACGCCAGATCGCCCGCAGTGCCCTCATGGTGGCATTGGCGGCGGATTTACCGTGGTTCCCACCAATCAGATGATGGCGAGCGTTGGCGTCAGCCCGCGTGATATCGGCCATGGATCGGTCCAGCCAATCTGAGCAATAGCGTTGAAGGTCCGCCCTGTATCCAGCACCGGTTCTTGGCGACCGTTCCTTGGCGACTAGATACCGCTCGTATTTTTCGAGCGCATCGCGCAGGGTCATGTTGTTGGCGGCAGCGGCCCGTCGCTCCCCGGTGGGATCAATCCCGCCGCGCATCTGCCCCATCAACTGCTCGGCCTTCTTGCGCGCTTGATCCAGCGTAATGTCGCCATACCTGCCGATCGCCACGCGCCGGCTCTTTCCCTTCACGTCGCGCTGGACGACAAACGTCTTGCTTTTGGCCCCGACGACTACGCCGAAGCCCCTCAGGCTAGTGCACCACCAGTGCTCCTGCGCTTTTGTCGGCGGGGGTAGAGCATCAATTGCGCCCTTGGTCGTAAGCTTCGCTTTTGGCATTTGACCTCTCCTTACTAAGGTTTGTAGTAAGGGTCCTGTGTAAAACAGTTTAGTCTGGCCGCGCAAACTTTTTCAGCGATTTGTATAGAATTTTCAAGGGTTCTTGCGCCTTACTAAAACGGTATGGAGTGCATCTAAAAGCTAAGCGCGCAAACTCTTAATCAGCGGGTCCACAGTTCGATCCTGTGCACACCCACCATATAAATCTCTGATATTGTTTGGTTCTCGCCGCTTGGCGGGATTGCGATCATACGTACAGCTTGCCTTCCGCCACCTTGACCGCATGGCCGCCGATGCGCGCTGCGGCCAGTTTACCGCCTTCGACATTCAATTCGAGGCGGATGCGCGATGGCCGGCCCATCTCCAGCCCTTGCTCGATCCAAAGCTGGGAAACACCGTCCGTCGGGCCGTCGAAATGCATGATCGCGCCGGCAAAGGCTGCCGCCGCCGAGCCGGTCGCCGGGTCTTCATAGGAAGGATTGCCCGGCACGATCATGCGCACATGAAACGCGCTGTCGTGGTTCACCGTCTCGCGGCAGTAGACATACGGGCTGGCGAAGGCCCATTCGCTCTTGCGAGGTGCCAGTTCCGACCACGCCTGTTTGTCCAGCCCTATCCGGGCCGCCGCTTCCAGATCGGCGACCGGAATGGTCACATAAGGCACGCCGGCCGACCAGAACGAGACGCGGTGATTCTCGAAGCCGATTTCGTGCGGCCCCAGGCCAAGCGCCGCGCCGATCGCCTCCGGGTCGGCGACGAGTTCCAGCGGCTCCGGCAGCTTGGCCAGGTCGAACTCGGCAAACGTGGCGCCATCGTGCTTGCTGACCGCGCAGCGCACCGGGCCGATATTCTCCTCCAGGACGAAGATGCCGGCGGTGTCGCCATCCCCGGCCATCTCGGCAAGCGCGATCGCCGAACCCACGGTCGGATGACCGGCGAACGGCATCTCATAGTCGGGCGTGAAGATGCGGATGCGGGCGCGGTGCTTGGGATTGTCAGGCGGCAGCACGAAGGCGGTTTCCGACAGGTTGAACTCGCGTGCGATGGCCTGCATCGCGGCTGCGTCCAGCCCCTTGCTGTCAAGCACGACGGCCAGCGGGTTGCCGGCCAGCCGCTCGGTCGTGAACACGTCGTAAAGTAAGTAGTTCCGGGTCAGCATCGTAGAAAGCCCTCTGCCTCAATCCCAACATGGGCGAAATTTAATTTGATATTTGAACCATTAGGCCTGATCTGTGAACTGATTGGGACATCACCGATATTATAGGGGTCCGGCGTGGACCAGATTGTCAATCTGCCAAAGACGGAATCCACGTCCGAAATCGAGACGGCACTCGGGCTTGACCGCCAGGGCCTGAAGAAAAAACGGCGTCGCTTCTGGCTCTATGGCCTGCTTGCGCTGATCGTCGTCGTCGCGAGCCTTGCCGGCTACCAATGGTATGCTGGGTCTCCCGCCAAGATAGAATACACCACGGCGCCGGCCGCTGTCGCCGACCTCACCGTCGCGGTGTCGGCCACCGGCACGCTGCAGCCCCTCACCCAGGTCGACATTTCAAGCGAATTGTCCGGCGTCGTGCGCTCCGTCTCGGTCAACGAAAACCAGCAGGTGAAGAAGGGCGATGTGCTGGCGGCGCTCGACACGGCCAAGCTGGAGGTCCAGATCGAGCGCGCCGAGGCTTCCGCCAAGGCGGCCGCCGCCAATGTCGAGGACGCCACCGTAACTCTCACCGAAAACGAAAGGGCGCTGGTGCGCGCGGCGGCGCTCACCAAGCGCGGCATGGCTACGGACCAGTCGCTTGAAGCGGCGACCGCTACCCGCGACCGCTCCAAGGCAGCGCTCGACAGCGCCAGGGCCAGTCTTGCCATCGCCAACGCCGATCTCAAGGCACAGCAGACAGACTTGGCCAAGAGCACCATCTATGCGCCCATCGACGGCATCGTTCTGACGCGCTCGGTCGATCCCGGCCAGACGGTTGCCTCCTCGCTGCAGGCGCCGGTGCTGTTCGTCATCGCCGCCGACCTCAAGAACATGGAATTGAAGGCAGCGGTCGACGAGGCCGACATCGGCGCCGTCAAGCCCGGCCAGCATGCGCGCTTCACCGTCGACGCCTTTCCGGAACGGCCGTTCGATGCCGAGATCCGCGACATTTCCTATGCCTCGGTCACCACCGACGGCGTCGTCACCTACGACGCGCGCTTCGAGGTCGACAACGACGAGCTTCTGCTGCGGCCCGGCATGACCGCCACCGTTTCGGTCGTCACCAGAGAGGCCAAGGGCGTGCTCACGGTGCCGGCCACTGCCTTCCGCTATCGGCCGGCGCAAACAGCCGCCCGCGCGTGGAGCCTGAGCGACCTGTTCACGGGCCGTATGGGCCGCCCAGGCGGCAACCGCCAGCGCCAGGCGACGGCAACCCCCACCGACGGCTCGCGCACGCTCTACGTGCTGGAGAACGGGCGGCCGCGGCCGGTCAACGTCAAGACCGGCTCCACCGATGGCGAACTGACCGAGATCATTTCGGGCCTCGACGAAGGCGCGCTGGTCATCACCGCTTCACAACAGCGGGGCTGACGTCATGTCGGGCTCCGTGCTCATCTCCTTCGACAAGGTCTGGAAGAGCTATGGCCAGGGCGAAGCCAAGGTCCATGCGCTGGCCGGCGTCGATCTTGCCATTCGCCGCGGTGAATTCGTTGCCATCATGGGTCCTTCGGGTTCGGGCAAGTCGACGGCGATGAACATCATCGGCTGCCTCGACACGCCGACAGCCGGAACCTACAGTTTCATGGGCGTCGACGCAGGCCGTCTCGACCGCAACCGCCGCGCCGTGCTGCGCAATCTCTATGTCGGCTTCGTCTTCCAGGGTTACAATCTCCTGCCACGCACCACAGCGGTGGAAAATGTCGAACTGCCGCTGATCTATCGCGGCGTCGCCGCCCGCGAGCGCCACGACCTCGCCATGAAAGCGTTGGCCGAGGTCGGCCTTGTCGGCCGCGAGCACCATACGCCGGCCGAGCTCTCCGGCGGCCAGCAGCAGCGCGTGGCGATCGCGCGCGCCATCGTCACCAGGCCGACCCTGCTCGTCGCCGACGAGCCGACCGGCAACCTCGATACCGCACGCACGCACGAGATCATGGAACTCCTGACGCGGCTCAACACCGAGCTTGGCCTCACCATCGCCATGGTCACGCACGAGGCCGATGTTGCCGGTTATGCCGAGCGCACAATCCGCTTCCTCGACGGCCACGTCGCTGCCGACACGATAAACCTCGAGATGGCCTAGCCATGATCCCGAAAAGTGGAATCCGGTTTTCGGAAGAGATCATGGCTAAACAAAAAGATAGAGCCCCATCCCGGCTCTGTCGGGATGGATCAGGCTCTAGACCATGATCTGGGAAACCGTCCGCCTCTCGCTGCTTTCGGTGCGCCGCAACGTGCTGCGCTCGTTCCTGACGCTGCTCGGCATCGTCATCGGCGTCGCCGCCGTCATCGCCATGCTCACCATCGGCTCGGGCACCACCGAAAAGGTCAAGGCCGATATCTCCAAGCTTGGCAGCAATCTGCTCGTCGTCCGTTCCGGGCGCCCTGCCGGCCCCGGCGGGCCGGGCGGGCTCGACCAGGCCACACGTCCGCTCGGCAGCAAGGAACTTGCCGCGCTTGTTGCACACCTGAGCGGCGCCCGCGCCATCTCGCCAGCCTCGCAAAAGCAGGTGCGTGTCATCTTCGGCACCGAAAGCCTGACATCGGGCGTCACCGGCACCGACAGCGCCTATCTCGATGCGCGCGACTGGAAGCTGGTTTCGGGCCGCCCGTTCAGCGATTCCGAGACCCGCTCCGGCACCGGCGTCTGCCTGATCGGCGAGACGGTGCGCCAGCAGTTCTTCGGCGCCGGCGACCCCGAGGACGAGATCATCCGCGTCAATCGCACCTCGTGCAAGATCATCGGCCTGCTCGAGCCGAAAGGCTATACCGGCTTCGGCCAGGACCAGGACAATGTCGTGCTGATGCCGCTCGCCGCCTACCAGCGCCGCATCGCTGGCAACCGCGACATCGACTCGATCTACATAGCCGCCGACGACAGGACGCCGACCATCGAGCTATTGCCGCGCGTCGAGGACATTTTGCGCGACACACGCCGCATCGCGCCCGACCGCGAGGACGATTTCTCCATACGCGACATGACCCAGATCGCCGACGCCATGGCCAGCGCCACCACGACGATGACCGGCATGCTGGGCGCGGTCGCCGGCGTCAGCCTGCTCGTCGGCGGCATCGGCATCATGAACATCATGCTGGTGTCGGTCACCGAACGCACCCGTGAGATCGGCATCCGGCTGGCCATTGGCGCGCACGAAAAGCACATCCTCATCCAGTTCCTGGTCGAGGCGACCGTGCTGTCGCTGCTCGGCGGCATCGTCGGCATCCTGATCGGCCTGGCGCTGGCCGGCCTCGCCTCGTTGACGCTGGCCATCCCGTTCGCCCCCAGCCCGGCGGTCATCCTGCTCGCGGTCGGCTTTTCCGCGCTGATCGGCATGGTGTTCGGTTTCTTCCCAGCCCTGCGCGGCGCACGGCTCGATCCGATCGACGCGCTGAGGCACGAATAGCGCGGTGCTGCGCCGCCGCCAGAAACCCGAAATTTGAAGCTGCCCTCGCCTGCCCCTGTCGCGTCACAGCCTGCGGTGATAGAATCACCTTGGGGATAAGGGGAATGGTGGGATGAGCAAGAAAGAGCGAGTGATTTTCGTGACGGTGATCCTTGAGGCCGCATTGGCAGGGCTGTGGTGGTATTTGGCCAGCTATGGCATGGCCAATCCCGATCTTGTCACCGCCGATTTCCAGCAGGTTGTCGGTCAGACGATGGGAACGGCGATGGGGATCCTGCTGGGTGTCGGCGTCATCCTGTTTTTCGTCGCTGCCCGCAATGATCGCAAGGCACTCGAAGACAAGACGCGTCGTTAGAGCGACGTGCGTCCACTTGGACGCACAAAGTACGCTCTAACACTTTGAATCTGCGCATCGTGCTTTCCGAAAATCGATTCCGATTTTCGGGCCGATGCGTTAGCCCTTGCCGGCAAAATGCCACTCGACCAGTGGCTTCATGTGCGGCATCAGCCCGTCCGGCAGGTTATCGGCATCGCGGATGATGACAGGCCCTTCGATTTCCGGCTCTGTCTCGGTCGCGACAAAGGCGCTGATGCGCTGCGCGATCTCGTCAGCGGACGCCGTCTCGCGATAACGGCGAAAGATCACCGTGCCGCTTGCCGTCGACAGGGCATAGTAGCGCCTGCCACGGGCCGCGCCGGCAAGGTCGAGGCCGGTTTCTTCCCGCACCTCGCGGATCATGTTGAAGTCGACATCGACAAGGCCGTCGCGGAAATCGGTTGGTTCGAACGAGCCGGCGGCGAAGTAGACGCGACCGGCATTGACCGTGTGCGACGCCATGCGGATCGCCACCAGCGCATTGTCGCCGGCGACCAGCATGGCGTGGGCATAGGCGTGCTCGGCGCCAGCCACCTGCCGCTTGCCGCGCCAGAGCATGAAGGTCGAGTAGCGCACCGCGTGGCAGCGGCCTACAAGGCTGTTGTCGCGATAGCGGAGCGCGGAAAGCAGCACCACGGTGCCGTCGAACAGCGCCGGGTTGGCCGCGATCTCACGGTCCCAATTCTCGGCGATCGCCTGCGCATTGTCGCGTTCGAATGGATGCGGGCCGGGGTCGAGCCTGACGTCGACGGCGTCGACCGGCAGGATGATGTTGCGCGGCAGGTCGAAGCTCACCTGCGCCTCATGCCATGTCCAGGGTGATCGCCACCGGGCAATGGTCGGACGCCTTCGGCCTGTCCCAGCCGGCACGCGGAAAGCGGTCCACTTCCTGGCCCATCGGAAATATCGTGCGCCAGGGCTGGCCGTTGCGGATGATATCGGGAACGGCCGTTGCGTTCTTGGCTGCCAGTGCCTTCGACAACAGGATGTAGTCGAGCTGGCAAAGATGCCGCTCTTGCGGTCCGCGCGTATGGTATAAGGTCCAGCGGTCCATCTCCGGACGCCGCTCGACCACGTTTTCGCAAAAACCGCCGGCGGTGAGCACGTCGAGGCAGGACTGGCTCTCGTCGACCACCTCGAAGCGGTAACCGTCAAAGGCGTCGCCGGCGATCTTCACGCGTTGCCGATAATCGTTCATGTCGCCGCAGATCGCCCAGCGTTTGTCGGCGGCGTGATCCCCACCGAAACGCTCCTCGATGATCCGCCGCACCGCTTGCGCCTCGGTCATGCGGACCGGCATCGTCGCCTCGCGTCCGTCGAGGCCGTTGCGGGGCGGGCCCATCGACTTGAAATGCACCAGATAAAGCGTCAGCGGCACGCCGCCAACGGTCAGGTCGACTTCCAGGCAGTCGCGCCGGAAGATGCGCTCATTGGCTTGCTGCCCAAGTGCCGCCAGTTCCGGCGTGTGCAGGCCGAACTGCTCGAAGGTGACATGGGCATGGCTGGTCATGCGCACGAAGTCGATCGGCTGGCCATCCGCGGTCTCGTCGCGCATCATCACGGCGACGTCGATGCCGCGCGAATCATTGCCGGCGGTGGTGTATTTCTGCCGGTAGCCATGCCCTATCATCTTGAACAGGTAACCGTATTCGAAGGCCTTCAGCGCTTCGATATTGTCGACCTCCTGCATGCAGATGATGTCGGCGCGGGTGGCCGCGATCGCCAGCGCCGTCAGTTGCCGCGTATCGTCGGATTGCGCGATCGCCCGCGCCTGCTCCAGCATCCTGTATTCGGCCTCGCTCCGGATATCGAAGAGCGTCAGCGT includes these proteins:
- a CDS encoding ABC transporter permease; the protein is MIWETVRLSLLSVRRNVLRSFLTLLGIVIGVAAVIAMLTIGSGTTEKVKADISKLGSNLLVVRSGRPAGPGGPGGLDQATRPLGSKELAALVAHLSGARAISPASQKQVRVIFGTESLTSGVTGTDSAYLDARDWKLVSGRPFSDSETRSGTGVCLIGETVRQQFFGAGDPEDEIIRVNRTSCKIIGLLEPKGYTGFGQDQDNVVLMPLAAYQRRIAGNRDIDSIYIAADDRTPTIELLPRVEDILRDTRRIAPDREDDFSIRDMTQIADAMASATTTMTGMLGAVAGVSLLVGGIGIMNIMLVSVTERTREIGIRLAIGAHEKHILIQFLVEATVLSLLGGIVGILIGLALAGLASLTLAIPFAPSPAVILLAVGFSALIGMVFGFFPALRGARLDPIDALRHE
- a CDS encoding endonuclease/exonuclease/phosphatase family protein: MSLRLATFNVENLMNRFDFSGYRNQLNEDRTLTLFDIRSEAEYRMLEQARAIAQSDDTRQLTALAIAATRADIICMQEVDNIEALKAFEYGYLFKMIGHGYRQKYTTAGNDSRGIDVAVMMRDETADGQPIDFVRMTSHAHVTFEQFGLHTPELAALGQQANERIFRRDCLEVDLTVGGVPLTLYLVHFKSMGPPRNGLDGREATMPVRMTEAQAVRRIIEERFGGDHAADKRWAICGDMNDYRQRVKIAGDAFDGYRFEVVDESQSCLDVLTAGGFCENVVERRPEMDRWTLYHTRGPQERHLCQLDYILLSKALAAKNATAVPDIIRNGQPWRTIFPMGQEVDRFPRAGWDRPKASDHCPVAITLDMA